A region of Chitinophaga horti DNA encodes the following proteins:
- a CDS encoding response regulator transcription factor: protein MKEILLLVDDNPELLEVISDELSERYEVLTAADGEQALEVLSSQPVHLVISDVMMPVMDGFEFCRRIKSNIEFSHIPVILLTARNTLQSKIEGLELGADAYIEKPFEIEYLVAQIANLIANRRKLQAFFAQSPVAKLQNIAQTSSDEQFLVELNKVIDQHLDDPHLDIDKLATLMHVSRTSLFRKLRALSDLSPKEIINISRLKKAAQLLTAGTYKVYEVSDMVGFNSHTNFGRSFHKFYGVTPLEYQKRNQLPKGE from the coding sequence ATGAAAGAGATATTGTTGCTGGTCGACGATAACCCTGAATTACTGGAAGTGATTTCCGACGAGTTGAGTGAACGATATGAGGTATTAACGGCTGCGGATGGTGAACAGGCGCTGGAAGTATTGTCCAGCCAGCCGGTACACCTCGTTATCAGCGATGTAATGATGCCTGTCATGGACGGCTTCGAGTTTTGCCGGCGCATCAAATCCAATATTGAATTCAGCCACATCCCGGTGATCCTGCTCACGGCCAGGAACACGCTGCAATCCAAGATCGAAGGACTGGAGCTGGGTGCGGATGCTTACATAGAAAAACCTTTCGAGATAGAATACCTGGTCGCCCAGATCGCCAACCTGATCGCGAACCGCCGTAAGTTGCAGGCCTTCTTCGCGCAATCGCCGGTAGCGAAGTTGCAGAATATCGCGCAAACGAGTTCGGACGAGCAGTTCCTGGTAGAATTGAATAAAGTGATCGATCAGCATTTGGATGATCCACACCTTGATATCGATAAACTGGCCACGTTGATGCACGTAAGCCGCACCAGCCTGTTTCGCAAGCTGCGGGCCTTGTCAGACCTCAGTCCGAAGGAGATTATCAACATCAGCCGGTTGAAGAAAGCGGCACAATTACTGACTGCCGGCACGTACAAAGTGTACGAAGTATCCGACATGGTCGGGTTTAATTCTCACACGAACTTCGGCCGCAGCTTCCATAAGTTTTATGGGGTTACGCCGCTGGAATACCAGAAGCGTAACCAACTGCCCAAGGGCGAGTAA
- a CDS encoding TonB-dependent receptor plug domain-containing protein translates to MENFTRNRLVNARPLVSILNRKIPLVTLLLAFLFTSSAFAQELTVTGKVTDAQSNPLPGVTVAVKESKRGGQTDANGNFSVKQAVAGNTLVFTFVGYTTKEQPITGAGPYTVTLAASSTDLTDVVVIGYGSARKKDLTGAIAQIRPEKLADQNPNTVQDVLRGTPGVSVGLDPSAKGGGSIQIRGQRSVYTAAGHNDPLIILDGMIFYGEFSEINPDDIAQVDILKDASASSIYGARSANGVLIVTTKRGQKGKPKINLTTNFGLVTMGANRPVFDANGYMQYREDWYTAPTYATNTTTGNYEAYGTSANKGFYAEPTAENLAKYGVTIEQWRAFTSGSNGTASDAEIWAKRLNMGVLLSPTS, encoded by the coding sequence ATGGAAAATTTTACACGCAACAGGCTCGTTAACGCACGGCCGCTTGTAAGCATTCTTAACCGCAAAATCCCGTTAGTTACTTTACTACTGGCCTTCCTGTTTACGTCATCGGCGTTTGCACAGGAGCTTACAGTAACGGGAAAGGTGACGGATGCCCAGTCTAATCCCTTACCCGGCGTAACAGTGGCCGTAAAAGAAAGTAAACGTGGCGGACAAACAGACGCCAATGGTAACTTTAGTGTGAAGCAGGCAGTAGCCGGCAACACCCTGGTATTCACTTTTGTAGGTTATACGACCAAGGAACAGCCCATTACGGGCGCCGGTCCTTACACCGTAACACTGGCCGCCTCCAGCACCGACCTTACCGACGTAGTGGTAATCGGTTACGGTTCGGCCCGTAAGAAAGACCTTACCGGTGCGATCGCACAGATCCGCCCCGAAAAGCTCGCCGATCAGAACCCGAATACGGTACAGGACGTACTGCGTGGTACGCCCGGCGTAAGCGTTGGCCTGGACCCCTCTGCTAAAGGCGGTGGTTCTATTCAGATCCGCGGACAACGTTCGGTATATACCGCAGCAGGTCACAACGACCCGCTGATCATTCTGGACGGAATGATTTTCTACGGAGAATTTTCTGAGATTAACCCGGATGATATTGCGCAGGTCGACATCCTGAAGGATGCCTCGGCCTCGTCTATCTATGGTGCCCGCTCTGCGAACGGTGTATTGATCGTGACTACCAAAAGGGGCCAGAAAGGTAAACCAAAGATCAACCTGACTACAAACTTCGGCCTGGTAACGATGGGCGCTAACCGCCCGGTGTTTGATGCCAATGGTTACATGCAGTACCGTGAGGACTGGTATACTGCACCTACTTACGCTACCAACACTACCACAGGTAACTACGAAGCGTATGGTACCAGTGCTAACAAAGGATTTTATGCGGAGCCCACTGCGGAAAACCTGGCTAAATACGGGGTTACCATCGAACAATGGAGGGCTTTCACCTCCGGCAGCAATGGTACCGCTTCGGATGCAGAAATCTGGGCCAAAAGGTTGAACATGGGGGTATTACTCTCGCCAACTTCCTGA
- a CDS encoding alkaline phosphatase: MRRRDFFRNGMIGVLGTPLIAPFRSIAQPGRFEINGKSQAKNIIFMVSDGMSTGTLAMADMLRLRMDGRRSHWMSLYEQGKATRALMETASSSSLVTDSAAASSSWGGGARVPNGSLNVGANGEIYTPILQKFKAAGKATGCVTTVPITHATPAGFCVNMRSRGDQEDIALAYLPLKFDVMLGGGDAYFNGSKRKDKKDVYADFRNAGYEVVNTRTQLNSVSPGNTKPLLGVFAEDGLPYTLDAKQTKEDVPTLAEMTTHAINALNRNKKGFVLQVEGGKVDWGAHSNDAGAMLYDQVAFDDAIAAAIAFAEKDGNTLVVITTDHGNSNPGLFYSSKANAGFDRLQKFKYTNEWILKGLTNTSTAAQVIERIEAAQGYAITHDEAAELVKHYQQHNEDGVYNKAKLPYRPLAQIQTNYISIGWGSMDHSADHVELAMFGPGSAQLKPFVKNYELHNFMLNVTGVVRK; this comes from the coding sequence ATGAGAAGAAGAGACTTTTTCCGGAACGGTATGATCGGCGTACTGGGCACGCCACTGATAGCGCCATTCCGGTCCATCGCCCAACCGGGCCGCTTTGAGATCAATGGTAAATCCCAGGCTAAAAACATCATCTTCATGGTAAGCGACGGTATGAGTACCGGCACCCTGGCCATGGCCGATATGCTGCGCCTGCGTATGGACGGCCGCCGGTCTCACTGGATGTCGTTGTACGAACAAGGCAAAGCTACCCGTGCACTCATGGAAACTGCTTCTTCCAGCTCGCTTGTTACCGACTCTGCAGCGGCCAGCTCTTCCTGGGGTGGCGGTGCGCGTGTGCCGAACGGCAGCCTCAATGTAGGTGCTAACGGGGAAATATACACGCCCATCCTCCAGAAGTTTAAAGCAGCCGGCAAAGCGACCGGTTGCGTAACAACAGTGCCCATCACCCACGCCACGCCTGCCGGCTTTTGCGTAAACATGCGCTCGCGCGGCGACCAGGAAGACATTGCACTGGCCTATCTTCCGCTAAAGTTTGATGTGATGCTGGGCGGTGGCGACGCTTACTTCAACGGCAGCAAACGTAAAGATAAAAAGGACGTATACGCCGACTTCCGCAACGCGGGCTACGAGGTCGTAAATACCCGTACGCAATTAAATTCGGTATCACCCGGTAATACGAAGCCACTCCTCGGCGTATTTGCGGAGGATGGGCTGCCATATACCCTCGATGCGAAACAGACCAAAGAGGATGTTCCCACGCTCGCAGAAATGACTACACATGCCATCAATGCCCTCAACCGTAATAAGAAAGGTTTCGTGCTACAGGTAGAAGGCGGTAAAGTAGACTGGGGTGCACACTCCAACGACGCAGGCGCGATGCTGTACGATCAGGTGGCCTTCGACGATGCCATTGCCGCTGCGATCGCGTTCGCGGAGAAGGACGGCAATACGCTCGTTGTCATCACTACCGATCACGGCAACTCCAATCCAGGCTTGTTCTACAGCTCTAAAGCCAACGCAGGTTTCGATCGTTTGCAAAAGTTCAAATACACCAATGAATGGATATTGAAAGGACTGACGAATACGTCCACTGCGGCGCAGGTAATTGAGCGCATTGAGGCGGCACAAGGTTATGCCATCACGCATGACGAAGCGGCCGAACTGGTGAAACATTACCAGCAGCACAATGAAGACGGCGTATATAACAAAGCCAAACTGCCTTACAGGCCGTTAGCGCAAATCCAGACCAACTACATTTCGATTGGCTGGGGCAGTATGGACCACTCCGCCGACCATGTGGAACTGGCGATGTTTGGTCCGGGCAGCGCGCAACTAAAGCCATTTGTAAAGAACTACGAGCTGCACAACTTCATGTTAAATGTGACCGGGGTAGTGCGTAAATAA
- a CDS encoding glycoside hydrolase family 88/105 protein: protein MKNILVKCLLVLMLAPLTTTAQQDEANRVKEIIHRVNTNWQSRHKPQVRSFWDNAVYHTGNMEAYFLTKNEQYRQYSEDWAIHNEWKGAKSNDTAKWKYSYGETDEYVLFGDYQICFQTYIDLYNIAPADYKVQRAKDVMHYQVNTPRNNYWWWCDALYMVMPVLTKLHQLTEDPVYLDKLYEYYVFSDSLMLDRKDVLYYRDAKYIYPKHRSSNGGKDFWSRGNGWVFAGLAKVLKDVPDNYKHKKFFRKRFRQMAASIAKQQQAAGYWTRSLQDPAHAPGAETSGTALFTYGYLWGVNNGYLSAKKYKPVIAKAWQYLEKTALQEDGRIGYVQPIGEKAIPGQVVNAKSEANFGVGAFLLAASEYVRFLEK, encoded by the coding sequence ATGAAGAACATACTAGTAAAATGCTTACTGGTGCTGATGCTGGCACCGTTGACGACTACTGCCCAACAAGATGAGGCCAACCGCGTAAAAGAGATCATCCATCGCGTAAATACGAACTGGCAATCGAGGCACAAGCCACAGGTGCGCTCCTTCTGGGACAATGCGGTTTACCATACAGGCAACATGGAAGCGTACTTTCTTACGAAAAACGAGCAGTACCGCCAGTATTCCGAAGACTGGGCCATACACAATGAATGGAAAGGTGCGAAAAGTAACGACACCGCGAAATGGAAGTATTCCTACGGCGAAACGGACGAGTACGTGCTGTTCGGCGATTACCAGATCTGTTTCCAGACTTACATCGACCTGTACAACATCGCCCCTGCCGATTACAAAGTGCAGCGTGCAAAAGATGTCATGCATTACCAGGTGAACACGCCACGCAATAATTACTGGTGGTGGTGCGACGCGCTGTACATGGTCATGCCGGTGCTTACGAAGCTGCATCAACTCACGGAAGACCCTGTCTACCTGGATAAATTATATGAATACTACGTTTTCTCCGACAGCCTGATGCTCGACCGGAAAGATGTGCTGTACTATCGTGATGCCAAATACATCTACCCTAAACATCGCAGCAGCAATGGTGGCAAAGACTTCTGGTCGCGCGGCAACGGCTGGGTATTTGCGGGGCTGGCAAAAGTATTGAAGGATGTACCGGATAACTACAAGCATAAAAAATTCTTCAGGAAACGTTTCCGGCAGATGGCGGCGTCCATTGCGAAACAGCAGCAGGCAGCCGGTTACTGGACACGCAGCCTGCAAGACCCTGCCCACGCGCCCGGTGCCGAAACGAGTGGTACTGCGCTCTTCACCTACGGATACTTGTGGGGCGTGAATAACGGCTATTTATCTGCAAAGAAGTACAAACCCGTGATCGCCAAAGCCTGGCAATACCTGGAGAAAACGGCGTTGCAGGAAGATGGCCGCATTGGGTACGTGCAGCCGATCGGTGAAAAAGCAATACCCGGGCAGGTAGTGAACGCTAAATCCGAAGCCAATTTTGGTGTAGGCGCATTCCTGCTGGCGGCATCTGAGTATGTAAGATTCCTCGAAAAATAA
- a CDS encoding aldo/keto reductase produces MSKILQLPEVIFGTSGLGNLYVALPDDVKNTILRECVQHGPRPLVFDTAGKYGAGLSLESLGKGLQLAGVQPDDVIVSNKLGWLRTDLTTPEPTFEPGVWKDLKHDAIQQISYDGIITCYEQGNALLNGYKAEWVSVHDPDEYLAAAQTETARRQRHQDILEAYRALHELKRQGKVTAIGIGAKSWKVIRDVAQEVELDWVMIANSMTLHSHPPELIAFMRHLSEKGVAVINSAVFNGGFLTGLDYYNYRPVSPDTHPALYEWRTAMYRLCALHHVRPEAACVAFGRRAPGVKSVALNTTNPKRVAANAVATQVVVPEQLWRDMVAEGLIDAGVEGWLY; encoded by the coding sequence ATGAGTAAGATATTACAACTGCCGGAAGTGATATTCGGTACGAGCGGCCTGGGCAACCTTTATGTAGCGCTTCCCGACGATGTGAAGAACACGATTCTCCGCGAGTGCGTGCAACACGGTCCGCGCCCGCTCGTCTTTGATACGGCCGGGAAGTACGGCGCGGGACTGTCGCTCGAAAGCCTTGGTAAAGGATTACAGCTCGCCGGGGTGCAGCCGGACGATGTAATCGTCAGCAACAAATTAGGCTGGCTGCGCACCGACCTCACCACACCCGAGCCCACCTTTGAACCCGGCGTGTGGAAGGATTTAAAGCATGATGCCATCCAGCAGATCAGTTACGATGGTATTATCACCTGCTATGAACAAGGCAATGCATTGTTGAATGGTTATAAAGCCGAGTGGGTGTCCGTACACGACCCCGATGAATACTTAGCTGCCGCGCAAACAGAAACCGCCCGCAGGCAGCGCCACCAGGACATCCTGGAGGCCTATCGCGCCCTGCACGAATTAAAACGCCAGGGCAAAGTAACCGCCATCGGCATCGGCGCAAAAAGCTGGAAAGTGATCCGCGACGTTGCGCAGGAGGTTGAACTCGACTGGGTGATGATCGCCAACAGTATGACCTTACACAGCCATCCCCCGGAACTGATCGCCTTCATGCGCCACTTATCGGAGAAGGGAGTTGCGGTTATCAATTCCGCCGTATTCAATGGCGGTTTTCTTACCGGACTAGATTATTACAATTATCGACCCGTCTCACCGGACACGCATCCCGCCTTGTACGAATGGCGTACAGCCATGTACCGCCTGTGCGCATTACACCACGTACGCCCGGAAGCCGCCTGTGTTGCCTTCGGACGTCGCGCCCCCGGCGTGAAAAGTGTGGCCTTAAATACCACGAATCCGAAGCGGGTAGCCGCGAATGCAGTAGCCACGCAGGTGGTGGTGCCGGAGCAGCTTTGGCGCGACATGGTGGCGGAAGGCTTGATAGATGCGGGTGTGGAAGGATGGCTGTATTAA
- a CDS encoding zinc-binding alcohol dehydrogenase family protein — MKILTCTTPGSLAYSDTPQPELKKYHALLRIRRIGICGTDLHAFEGSQPFFNYPRVLGHELAGELVAADGAPGFEIGEAVTFIPYFNCGKCVACRRGKPNCCAQIAVCGVHIDGGMAEYLQVPSYALVHGNGLSFDELALVEPLAIGAHGVRRAAVEPGEFVLVMGAGPIGLGIMEFARIAGAQVIAMDINTQRLDFCKHKLNVPHTINAATDNVDEALKAITNGDYPTVVIDATGSQRAINNGFLYLAHGGRYVLVGLQKGELIVSHPEFHKRESTLMSSRNATREDFEHVIASMKNGQVDPTNYITHRVGFDEVQAQFASWLDPKNGVIKAMITI, encoded by the coding sequence ATGAAAATACTTACCTGTACTACACCCGGGTCGCTGGCCTATAGTGACACGCCGCAACCGGAACTGAAGAAATACCATGCACTGCTGCGTATTCGCCGTATAGGCATTTGTGGCACCGATTTGCATGCTTTCGAAGGTTCGCAGCCTTTCTTTAATTACCCCCGTGTATTGGGCCATGAACTGGCGGGAGAATTGGTGGCCGCAGACGGTGCGCCTGGCTTTGAGATCGGCGAGGCAGTGACCTTCATTCCTTATTTCAATTGTGGCAAGTGTGTTGCCTGTCGCCGTGGCAAACCCAATTGCTGTGCGCAGATCGCCGTATGTGGTGTGCATATCGATGGCGGTATGGCAGAATACCTGCAGGTGCCATCGTACGCATTGGTGCACGGTAACGGCTTATCATTCGATGAACTGGCATTGGTAGAACCACTTGCCATTGGCGCACATGGTGTACGCCGCGCCGCCGTGGAGCCAGGCGAATTTGTCCTGGTCATGGGGGCGGGGCCGATCGGTTTAGGCATTATGGAATTTGCCAGGATCGCCGGTGCGCAGGTGATCGCGATGGATATTAATACACAGCGGCTTGACTTCTGTAAGCATAAACTAAATGTGCCCCATACGATCAATGCTGCAACCGACAACGTAGACGAGGCCCTGAAAGCCATCACGAACGGCGATTACCCGACGGTAGTGATAGATGCGACCGGCAGTCAGCGTGCGATCAATAACGGATTTCTTTACCTCGCGCATGGCGGCCGCTATGTACTGGTCGGCTTGCAAAAAGGAGAACTGATCGTGAGCCATCCCGAGTTCCATAAACGGGAATCGACCCTGATGAGCAGCCGTAACGCGACCCGCGAAGATTTCGAGCATGTGATCGCATCGATGAAGAATGGCCAGGTAGATCCAACCAATTACATTACCCACCGCGTCGGCTTCGACGAAGTACAGGCGCAGTTTGCCTCCTGGCTCGATCCGAAGAACGGTGTGATCAAAGCGATGATTACGATATGA
- a CDS encoding ligand-binding sensor domain-containing protein: MTARAQAYNFRHYAVGAGLSNNTIQDIVQDSLGFMWFGTRDGVNRFDGNQFKVYRFADHPTSSSGNNSIHALHLDKSGNLLAATEKELYKYDPQQDVFRFVLTSQYYSFDEITTDGQGNIWMLAGFVLSRYNERTKEYRVFDPLRYFYASSISADKQGKLWVVSVNGLLKQYDEPLDSFYSYDLYAASHAKRSLWIDRIQCTPQNTILVGTQKAGLKIFDINTRQTRDVNLCCEDPERLFIRCFQQVSPTEVWIGTRMGVFIYNPQTDESRVLKKAPGDPGGLPDNNIYSFYKDREGGIWLGTLYQGVGYLPRSFWPFRRYFSNPALASFSGNVVKEIVEDEGGNYWVGTEDAGLNKLDAGTGNAVRHIVNIRTQGFSNNYIYNLLLDGRHLWVSSLENGIDIVDTRTNQLLKHYETSPESGLKSSTTSCIHKTPGGDILVGTTIGVYRFDREKEIFVPIAGLPERDWYLYVMQDSHGDIWTANSNKGVYRLDPQTSKPENFSFSASDETSIASNKVNSIFEDSRGRIWFATENGLCKWNPGSHTFTRYGKAEGFPSNFILAMLEDAQGRLWVTTTQGLVCFNTEEKSAVVYTTANGLLSDQFNFTSAFKDKKGQMFFGSANGLISFDPAEMRQDSFVPPVYFTGMRINNREVVIGEEGSPLQRSLMFLDRITLQHDQSTFSLDFAALGFTAPGDLQYAYRLDGLSEGWVHPEKDRRIHFTQLTPGDYTLRVRTSSSSGVLNGRETVLRITVLPPWWASIWAYGAYALVAALLGYWLLSSYHRKVEDQNKRKIERLEIAQEKELLELQLAKEKETLDSKMTFFTNVAHEIRTPLTLIKLPLAKVIRKTNDNPEVEKSLGIIKRNTDRLVQLTEELLNFQQMEINAFKLSYTRVNINELLTATHQSFESLIEQCELDFELCLPPHTLFAEVDVEACSKIIYNLFSNAVKYADNQVRVALLQRTPDTFSVVVENDGFIIPTDLREKIFEAFYRIKDTDNKGGTGIGLALSRSLAQLHHGSLELQLNKRTNVFELKLPLQHHAAEIA, encoded by the coding sequence ATGACCGCCCGCGCGCAAGCGTACAACTTCCGGCATTACGCTGTGGGAGCGGGTTTGTCCAATAATACGATACAGGATATTGTGCAGGATAGTCTCGGTTTTATGTGGTTCGGTACACGCGATGGTGTGAACCGTTTCGACGGGAACCAGTTTAAAGTATATCGTTTCGCCGATCACCCTACTTCCAGCAGCGGCAACAACTCTATACATGCATTACACCTCGATAAATCGGGCAATCTGCTGGCGGCTACGGAAAAGGAACTTTACAAGTACGACCCGCAGCAGGACGTGTTCCGCTTTGTGCTCACGTCCCAGTATTATTCTTTCGATGAAATCACGACGGATGGCCAGGGTAATATCTGGATGCTCGCCGGCTTCGTGTTGTCGCGGTATAACGAACGTACAAAGGAGTACCGGGTGTTTGATCCGCTGCGGTATTTTTACGCCAGCAGCATTAGTGCAGACAAACAGGGTAAGTTATGGGTGGTGTCGGTAAACGGACTGCTGAAGCAATATGACGAACCGCTGGACAGTTTTTACTCGTATGACCTGTACGCCGCTTCTCATGCTAAACGCTCGTTATGGATCGACCGGATTCAATGCACACCGCAAAACACCATCCTGGTAGGAACGCAGAAGGCCGGACTGAAGATATTCGATATCAACACCAGACAAACCCGCGATGTAAACCTTTGCTGTGAGGATCCCGAACGGCTTTTTATCCGTTGCTTTCAGCAGGTGTCGCCTACGGAAGTGTGGATCGGCACACGTATGGGTGTATTTATCTATAACCCGCAAACAGACGAATCGCGCGTGTTGAAGAAGGCCCCCGGCGACCCGGGCGGACTGCCGGATAACAATATCTATTCGTTTTACAAAGACCGGGAGGGGGGCATCTGGTTAGGCACGCTGTACCAGGGCGTAGGCTACCTGCCCAGGTCTTTCTGGCCTTTCCGCCGCTATTTCAGCAACCCGGCACTGGCATCCTTCAGTGGCAACGTGGTGAAGGAAATCGTGGAGGATGAGGGAGGTAATTACTGGGTAGGTACAGAGGATGCGGGTCTGAATAAACTCGATGCCGGTACTGGCAACGCCGTACGGCATATCGTCAACATCCGCACCCAAGGCTTCTCTAATAACTATATTTATAACCTGTTACTGGACGGCCGCCATCTATGGGTAAGCTCACTGGAGAATGGCATCGACATCGTTGATACGCGCACCAACCAGTTGCTGAAGCACTACGAAACCAGTCCTGAGTCCGGACTCAAATCTTCCACTACCAGCTGTATCCATAAAACACCCGGTGGCGATATACTTGTCGGTACTACGATTGGGGTGTATCGCTTTGACCGCGAAAAGGAGATCTTTGTACCCATTGCCGGTTTGCCCGAACGCGACTGGTACCTCTATGTAATGCAGGACAGCCACGGCGACATCTGGACGGCGAATTCGAATAAAGGCGTGTATCGGCTCGATCCGCAAACCAGCAAACCCGAGAACTTTAGCTTTTCTGCTTCAGACGAAACCTCCATTGCGAGCAATAAAGTCAATTCGATATTTGAAGATAGCCGCGGGCGGATCTGGTTCGCCACGGAGAACGGGCTGTGTAAATGGAATCCCGGTTCGCATACCTTCACCCGTTATGGCAAGGCAGAAGGTTTTCCCAGTAACTTCATACTCGCTATGCTGGAAGATGCACAGGGCCGCCTGTGGGTCACCACTACCCAGGGACTGGTGTGTTTTAATACCGAAGAGAAGTCGGCAGTCGTTTACACCACTGCGAACGGTCTGCTGAGCGATCAGTTTAACTTTACTTCTGCCTTTAAGGATAAGAAAGGTCAGATGTTTTTCGGCAGTGCGAATGGCCTTATCAGCTTCGATCCTGCGGAAATGCGGCAGGACAGCTTCGTGCCGCCGGTGTACTTTACCGGTATGCGCATCAACAACCGGGAGGTGGTAATCGGAGAGGAGGGTTCGCCGTTGCAACGCTCACTCATGTTCCTTGATCGTATTACCTTACAACATGACCAATCAACCTTTAGCCTCGACTTTGCCGCATTGGGTTTTACCGCTCCGGGCGACCTGCAATATGCTTACCGGCTGGATGGATTATCAGAAGGTTGGGTACACCCTGAAAAAGACCGGCGTATCCACTTTACGCAACTCACACCGGGCGATTATACCTTACGCGTACGAACATCCAGTAGCAGTGGCGTACTGAACGGGCGCGAAACCGTTTTACGTATCACGGTGCTGCCTCCCTGGTGGGCCAGTATATGGGCTTATGGTGCGTACGCCCTGGTAGCGGCCCTATTGGGTTATTGGTTGCTGTCGTCGTATCATCGTAAGGTAGAAGACCAGAACAAACGAAAGATCGAACGGCTGGAAATAGCGCAGGAAAAAGAATTGCTGGAATTACAGCTCGCAAAGGAGAAGGAAACGCTGGATTCGAAGATGACGTTCTTCACCAATGTGGCGCACGAAATCCGTACACCGCTCACGCTGATCAAACTGCCACTGGCAAAGGTGATCCGAAAAACGAACGATAATCCCGAAGTGGAAAAAAGCCTTGGCATCATCAAAAGAAATACGGACCGCCTGGTGCAGTTGACGGAAGAATTGCTGAACTTCCAGCAGATGGAGATCAACGCGTTTAAGCTATCGTACACCCGCGTGAATATCAATGAACTGCTCACCGCCACGCATCAGAGTTTCGAAAGCCTGATAGAGCAATGTGAGCTTGATTTTGAGTTATGCCTGCCGCCGCATACATTGTTTGCGGAAGTAGACGTAGAGGCCTGTAGTAAGATCATTTACAACCTGTTCAGTAATGCCGTGAAGTATGCGGATAACCAGGTGCGGGTGGCGCTGCTGCAACGTACGCCAGATACTTTCAGTGTGGTGGTGGAGAATGATGGGTTCATTATTCCGACGGATTTGCGGGAGAAGATATTTGAAGCCTTCTATCGCATTAAAGACACGGATAATAAAGGTGGAACGGGGATCGGACTGGCCTTGTCACGTTCGCTCGCGCAGCTGCATCATGGCTCGCTGGAGTTACAGTTAAATAAAAGGACGAACGTATTTGAATTAAAGCTTCCGCTGCAGCATCATGCGGCGGAAATTGCATAA